In a genomic window of Leifsonia xyli subsp. cynodontis DSM 46306:
- a CDS encoding NUDIX domain-containing protein, which produces MNSGDAWVEGPNGERFWGRFGAAGLLVHDVRRGVLLQHRAEWSHFGGTWGLPGGARHEGESAVEGALREAAEEAAVPADALELLFTRVLDLGFWSYTTVAAEVVRPFEARMADVESIELRWVPLAEVAGLPLHPGFGAAWPELHARLTALTG; this is translated from the coding sequence GTGAACTCCGGCGATGCGTGGGTGGAAGGCCCGAACGGCGAGCGGTTCTGGGGCCGGTTCGGCGCCGCCGGGCTGCTGGTCCACGACGTCCGCCGAGGGGTGCTCCTGCAACACCGGGCCGAGTGGAGTCACTTCGGCGGAACGTGGGGCCTGCCGGGAGGAGCACGGCACGAGGGGGAGTCCGCCGTGGAAGGAGCCCTGCGCGAAGCCGCGGAGGAGGCGGCTGTCCCAGCGGATGCCCTTGAGCTGCTGTTCACCCGTGTGCTGGATCTCGGTTTCTGGTCGTACACCACGGTCGCGGCTGAGGTCGTGCGCCCGTTCGAGGCGCGGATGGCGGACGTCGAGAGCATCGAACTGCGCTGGGTGCCGCTCGCCGAGGTGGCCGGGCTGCCCTTGCATCCCGGGTTCGGCGCAGCGTGGCCAGAGCTCCACGCACGGCTGACGGCGCTGACCGGCTGA
- a CDS encoding glycosyltransferase: MGCDTFAPDVNGAARFAERLAAGLVERGHDVHIVAPAASRRHGTWVEEHLGRKLTAHRLRSWRWYPHDWLRFALPWTSKANARRVLDEVKPDVVHLQSHIVIGRGLAYEAQKRGIRIVATNHVMPENIIEFTRLPRFLHHTFVSLAWKDARKSFDRAEAITTPTRRAAEFLEKATGLRGIHAISCGIDAHNYTPDFGSRTANRILFVGRVTGEKQIDVLLKAVKLLPDALDAKVEIVGGGDQFKNLQALAETLGIADRVAFLGYVTDEELRAAYTRATVFAMPSIAELQSIATMEAMASGLPVVAADAMALPHLVHDGENGFLFRPGDAQDLADKLKSVLTLPQDELDALKNASLRIVASHDIQTTIATFESLYRREQVADPVTEAAVEPATE; the protein is encoded by the coding sequence ATGGGCTGCGACACCTTTGCCCCGGATGTCAACGGCGCCGCCCGCTTCGCCGAGCGCCTGGCCGCCGGGCTGGTCGAGCGCGGTCACGACGTCCACATCGTCGCCCCCGCGGCCTCCCGCCGCCACGGCACCTGGGTGGAGGAGCACCTCGGCCGCAAACTGACCGCCCATCGGCTGCGCAGCTGGCGCTGGTATCCGCACGACTGGCTGCGCTTCGCACTGCCCTGGACCAGCAAAGCCAATGCGCGGCGCGTGCTGGACGAAGTGAAACCCGATGTCGTGCATCTGCAATCGCACATCGTCATCGGCCGCGGGCTGGCCTATGAGGCGCAGAAGCGCGGTATCCGCATCGTCGCCACCAACCACGTCATGCCCGAGAACATCATCGAGTTCACTCGTCTGCCGAGGTTCCTGCACCACACCTTCGTCTCGCTGGCGTGGAAAGACGCCCGCAAGAGCTTCGACCGCGCGGAGGCGATCACGACCCCGACCCGCCGCGCCGCCGAGTTCCTCGAAAAGGCGACGGGACTGCGCGGCATCCACGCGATCTCCTGCGGCATCGACGCCCACAACTACACTCCCGATTTCGGATCGCGCACGGCCAACCGCATCCTCTTCGTCGGCCGGGTGACCGGCGAGAAGCAGATCGACGTGCTGCTCAAAGCGGTGAAGCTCCTGCCCGATGCCCTCGACGCGAAGGTCGAGATCGTCGGCGGCGGCGACCAGTTCAAGAACCTGCAGGCCCTCGCGGAGACCCTCGGCATCGCCGACCGGGTCGCTTTCCTCGGTTATGTCACCGACGAGGAGCTGCGGGCGGCCTACACGCGCGCCACCGTCTTCGCGATGCCCTCGATCGCCGAGCTCCAGTCCATCGCCACGATGGAGGCGATGGCCTCCGGGCTTCCCGTCGTCGCCGCCGACGCGATGGCGCTGCCCCACCTCGTCCACGACGGCGAGAACGGCTTCCTCTTCCGCCCCGGCGACGCCCAGGACCTCGCGGACAAGCTGAAGAGCGTCCTCACCCTCCCGCAGGACGAACTCGACGCGCTGAAGAACGCTTCCCTGCGCATCGTGGCCTCCCACGACATCCAGACGACGATCGCCACCTTCGAAAGCCTGTATCGTAGAGAGCAGGTGGCCGATCCGGTGACGGAGGCGGCCGTCGAGCCCGCTACGGAGTGA
- a CDS encoding alpha/beta fold hydrolase — protein MSFLQTPYGRLAYTDHGGAGTPVLALHGFLLGQKMFDHQVQRLSEFRWITVDSFGHGAADDGCEGFTFWYLARYANEILRVLDVEKAFWAGMSQGGFIGLRGALAYPESVQGLILISTETRAASPESFQNYYRTSKAWSSSGPSSNLLDQIAANLFDGYREYWGEWQDLWRSLPWQRLDNAAQCVLERDDLTPRLGDISCPALVVVGEEDHDIAPDIQYELSDKLPGSRAPFVVPGGTHAVNVTHPEAVNERIREYIGENR, from the coding sequence ATGTCTTTTCTGCAGACGCCTTATGGACGGCTTGCCTACACAGACCACGGAGGCGCCGGAACGCCTGTCCTCGCGCTCCACGGCTTTCTCCTGGGTCAGAAGATGTTCGACCATCAGGTTCAGAGGCTGTCAGAGTTCCGGTGGATCACGGTGGATTCCTTCGGTCATGGTGCCGCCGATGATGGATGTGAGGGATTCACCTTCTGGTACCTGGCGCGCTACGCCAACGAGATCCTGAGGGTTCTCGACGTGGAGAAGGCGTTCTGGGCGGGGATGTCGCAGGGCGGATTCATCGGGTTGCGTGGTGCCCTCGCATACCCCGAAAGCGTGCAAGGCTTGATCCTCATCTCCACCGAGACTAGAGCAGCATCCCCCGAGAGCTTTCAGAACTATTACAGGACCTCCAAGGCGTGGAGTTCGTCCGGACCGTCCTCGAACCTTCTGGATCAGATTGCCGCCAATCTGTTCGATGGGTACCGGGAATACTGGGGAGAGTGGCAAGATCTTTGGCGTTCGCTGCCTTGGCAGCGGTTAGACAATGCGGCACAGTGCGTCCTCGAACGCGACGACCTCACACCACGGCTGGGCGACATCTCCTGTCCGGCGCTGGTCGTGGTCGGCGAAGAGGACCACGACATCGCACCGGATATCCAGTATGAACTTTCCGACAAGCTCCCGGGTTCGCGCGCACCATTCGTCGTCCCTGGTGGAACGCATGCGGTGAATGTCACCCATCCTGAGGCGGTGAACGAAAGAATCCGCGAGTACATCGGAGAAAACAGGTGA
- a CDS encoding NAD(P)-dependent oxidoreductase → MSWGTVQEGTSLYGLDVVIVGAGGIARELLRLLEPFGVRATIVWRSAEPVPGSAATITADRLGEVLPAADVVVIAAALTDSTRRLIGAREFAAMKSTAVFVNIARGGLVDSNALVTALRTGAIAGAGVDVTDPEPLPDGHPLWAEKNCIVNPAPGRHAADGRSAARRAGPGERPGVPRRRPFRRPGGPRRGVLMATRAECAADFSR, encoded by the coding sequence ATGAGCTGGGGCACGGTGCAGGAGGGCACCTCCCTCTACGGCCTGGATGTCGTGATCGTCGGCGCGGGCGGCATCGCGCGCGAACTCCTGCGGCTGCTCGAACCGTTCGGAGTCCGCGCGACGATCGTCTGGCGCTCCGCCGAGCCCGTCCCCGGTTCGGCGGCGACGATCACCGCCGATCGGCTGGGCGAGGTCCTCCCCGCCGCGGATGTGGTGGTCATCGCGGCCGCGCTCACGGACAGCACGCGACGTCTCATCGGCGCCCGGGAGTTCGCCGCGATGAAGAGCACCGCCGTCTTCGTGAACATCGCCCGCGGCGGCCTCGTCGACAGCAATGCGCTCGTGACGGCTCTTCGCACCGGGGCCATCGCCGGAGCCGGGGTCGATGTCACCGACCCAGAGCCGCTGCCGGACGGCCACCCGCTCTGGGCGGAGAAGAACTGCATCGTCAACCCCGCACCAGGCCGACACGCCGCAGATGGTCGCTCCGCTGCTCGCCGAGCGGGTCCGGGTGAACGTCCAGGCGTTCCTCGGCGACGGCCGTTTCGTCGGCCTGGTGGACCCCGGCGCGGGGTACTGATGGCGACGCGCGCGGAATGCGCCGCCGATTTCTCCCGGTAG
- a CDS encoding Rossmann-fold NAD(P)-binding domain-containing protein: MTTEHPAPHRAVLAVEAIPLPIGRRPEPGPIAVLPVAEPAFVAAVEAGGGTVEPLSDRTRGVVWLSNRDAKDFPPVLEAHPGIGWVQLPFAGVDAFAGILVEEKRPGLILGF, encoded by the coding sequence ATGACCACCGAGCACCCCGCCCCGCACCGCGCCGTCCTGGCGGTGGAGGCGATCCCCCTTCCAATCGGCCGCCGTCCTGAGCCGGGCCCGATCGCGGTGCTGCCGGTCGCCGAACCGGCCTTCGTCGCCGCGGTGGAGGCCGGAGGCGGCACGGTCGAGCCGCTGTCCGATCGGACACGCGGAGTGGTGTGGCTGTCGAACCGGGATGCGAAGGACTTCCCGCCGGTGCTCGAGGCGCACCCCGGCATCGGCTGGGTGCAGCTGCCGTTCGCGGGCGTCGATGCCTTCGCCGGCATCCTGGTGGAGGAGAAGCGGCCCGGGCTGATCCTTGGGTTCTAA
- a CDS encoding DMT family transporter has protein sequence MELMDALELTYQPSQLLGIPVALIGACFLSVGAQLQHHGVAKVEAQTENAGDGLSLKQIGLLLARPSWVIGTLLLGLAIVFQLVSLKLSPLILVQPLGVVGLVITSVLNARVSGVKLNKQSIIAVGLCVGGVGSFVLIAAVFAKDLPVTGQALTVILIVLAVVLLLFGLASWLLRHRFKAIMYIVGAGVLYGFVATLAKVVIDRISNREWDWLLVACIVALLAAAGLGAYFVQNAYSSGPPDLVIAGLTVIDPMIAVTIGILVLNEAAGAPWWAMLGFAITGAAAIFGVFQLARHHPQSGGEAPIADAAAAGAGKAT, from the coding sequence ATGGAACTGATGGACGCGCTCGAGCTGACCTATCAGCCCAGTCAGCTCCTGGGCATCCCGGTCGCGCTCATCGGCGCGTGCTTCCTCTCCGTCGGCGCGCAATTGCAGCATCACGGTGTGGCCAAAGTGGAGGCGCAGACCGAGAACGCCGGCGACGGTCTCTCTCTCAAACAGATCGGGCTGCTGCTGGCCCGCCCCTCCTGGGTGATCGGGACGCTGCTGCTGGGACTCGCCATCGTTTTCCAGCTGGTCAGCCTCAAGCTCTCACCGCTCATCCTCGTGCAACCGCTCGGCGTGGTCGGGCTCGTGATCACCAGCGTTCTGAACGCTCGCGTGAGCGGGGTGAAACTCAACAAGCAGTCGATCATCGCCGTCGGTCTGTGCGTCGGGGGCGTCGGCTCGTTCGTTCTCATCGCGGCGGTCTTCGCGAAGGATCTGCCGGTGACGGGCCAAGCGCTGACCGTCATCCTCATCGTCCTGGCCGTCGTGCTCCTGCTGTTCGGGCTCGCGTCCTGGTTGTTGCGGCACCGGTTCAAGGCGATCATGTACATCGTGGGCGCCGGTGTGCTCTACGGGTTCGTCGCCACGCTCGCGAAGGTAGTCATCGACCGCATCTCGAACAGGGAGTGGGACTGGCTGCTCGTCGCCTGCATCGTCGCGCTGCTCGCGGCTGCGGGGCTCGGGGCCTACTTCGTGCAGAACGCCTACTCCTCCGGACCGCCGGACCTCGTGATCGCCGGCCTCACCGTCATCGACCCGATGATCGCCGTCACCATCGGCATCCTCGTCCTGAACGAGGCGGCGGGCGCGCCGTGGTGGGCGATGCTCGGATTCGCGATCACCGGCGCGGCCGCCATCTTCGGCGTCTTCCAGCTCGCGCGGCACCACCCGCAATCGGGCGGCGAAGCGCCGATCGCCGACGCCGCTGCGGCCGGGGCTGGGAAAGCCACCTAG
- the def gene encoding peptide deformylase — MAVLPIRITGDTVLHTRADEVTAFDDGLRTLVAEMFETMDEAPGVGLAGPQIGVPLRLFVYGWTDNDEAPHRGVAINPVLWQSPLDTGPLDEDAESEGCLSFPGERFPLRRAERVILQAVDLEGVPFEVRAEGWLARIFQHEYDHLDGVLYVDRLGHPFGKQALKTQRKNSWGVPGLSWLPGRDHLED; from the coding sequence ATGGCTGTCCTTCCGATCCGGATCACCGGAGACACTGTTCTCCACACCCGCGCGGACGAGGTGACCGCGTTCGACGACGGACTGCGAACGCTTGTCGCGGAGATGTTCGAGACGATGGACGAGGCCCCCGGCGTCGGCCTGGCCGGTCCCCAGATCGGTGTGCCGCTGCGCCTGTTCGTCTACGGGTGGACGGATAACGACGAGGCACCCCACCGCGGTGTCGCGATCAACCCGGTGCTCTGGCAGAGCCCGCTCGACACCGGCCCGCTGGACGAGGACGCGGAGAGCGAAGGCTGTCTCTCCTTTCCCGGCGAGCGCTTCCCGCTCCGGCGCGCCGAGCGCGTGATTCTGCAGGCGGTGGATCTGGAGGGCGTGCCGTTCGAGGTGCGCGCCGAAGGCTGGCTGGCCCGGATCTTCCAGCACGAGTACGACCACCTCGACGGCGTGCTCTACGTGGATCGCCTCGGCCATCCCTTCGGCAAGCAGGCGCTGAAGACGCAGCGGAAGAACTCGTGGGGCGTCCCCGGACTCAGCTGGCTGCCCGGGCGCGACCACCTGGAGGACTGA
- a CDS encoding sensor histidine kinase → MTPPMTALVAALGAATIVFLALWLAERVRRRLAATREESEWDRIDRELDLAEQDGRFRIAGELADVAVAAVSRLASQAEGLRYAAGSDPEATSLSAGALETAARDALADLRRLQDVVAEGRNAALPSPDLHSAGGLFRVLRDAGLAVGFTESGKPFELRPGAELAIFRILQTSLGNALKHGGPGTKATVSFAWTGDGLQVSVDDDGIRAAARRSGLDRDGVDRATAYTMEDDLHAITEPPEGAGLTELRERASLFGGVLTAKTVPGVGFSLCVVFPALRHHNGIHGVRLR, encoded by the coding sequence ATGACCCCGCCCATGACCGCCCTCGTCGCAGCCCTCGGGGCTGCGACGATCGTCTTCCTCGCCCTCTGGCTCGCCGAGCGCGTCCGCCGCCGGCTTGCCGCGACGCGGGAGGAGTCCGAGTGGGACCGTATCGACCGCGAACTCGACCTGGCCGAGCAGGACGGCCGGTTCCGCATCGCCGGAGAGCTCGCGGATGTCGCTGTGGCGGCCGTCAGCCGGCTCGCCAGCCAGGCGGAAGGACTACGGTACGCCGCCGGCTCCGATCCCGAAGCGACCTCTCTCTCCGCCGGAGCGCTCGAGACGGCCGCGCGGGACGCGCTGGCCGATCTGCGCCGACTGCAGGACGTCGTCGCGGAGGGCCGCAATGCCGCCCTCCCGAGCCCCGACCTCCACTCGGCGGGCGGCCTCTTCCGCGTCCTGCGCGACGCCGGTCTCGCGGTCGGCTTCACCGAGAGCGGCAAGCCGTTCGAGCTGCGTCCAGGCGCGGAGCTCGCCATCTTCCGCATACTGCAGACCAGTCTCGGGAACGCGCTGAAACACGGTGGCCCGGGAACGAAAGCCACCGTCTCGTTCGCGTGGACCGGCGATGGTCTGCAGGTGAGCGTGGACGACGACGGCATCCGGGCCGCAGCCCGCCGCAGCGGACTCGATCGTGACGGCGTCGACCGCGCGACCGCCTACACGATGGAGGACGACCTCCACGCGATCACCGAGCCGCCCGAGGGCGCCGGCCTGACCGAGCTGCGAGAGCGGGCGTCGCTGTTCGGCGGTGTGCTCACGGCGAAGACGGTTCCGGGGGTCGGCTTCTCACTGTGCGTCGTCTTCCCGGCGCTGCGGCACCACAACGGAATTCACGGCGTCCGGCTGCGCTGA